One part of the Burkholderia vietnamiensis LMG 10929 genome encodes these proteins:
- a CDS encoding HD domain-containing protein — MNKLVAAIAFAADKHRNQRRKDEDASPYINHPIALADVLANEAGIDDERVLVAAVLHDTIEDTETTEQELLRLFGKDVADIVMEVSDDKSLPKDERKRLQVEHAGSISRRAKLVKLADKVCNVRDIARHPPADWPIERKRAYFDWAKSVVDRMRGVHPGLEALFDAAYTARPAE; from the coding sequence ATGAACAAGCTGGTAGCCGCCATCGCGTTCGCGGCCGACAAACACCGAAATCAGCGACGCAAGGACGAAGACGCGTCGCCGTACATCAATCACCCGATCGCGCTCGCCGACGTGCTGGCCAACGAGGCAGGCATCGACGACGAGCGCGTGCTCGTCGCGGCGGTGCTGCACGACACGATCGAGGATACGGAGACCACCGAGCAGGAACTGCTGCGACTGTTCGGCAAGGACGTCGCGGACATCGTGATGGAAGTCAGCGACGACAAGTCGTTGCCGAAAGATGAGCGCAAGCGCCTGCAGGTCGAGCATGCGGGCAGCATCAGCCGGCGTGCGAAGCTCGTGAAGCTCGCCGACAAGGTCTGCAATGTGCGCGACATCGCGCGGCATCCGCCGGCCGACTGGCCGATCGAGCGCAAGCGCGCGTATTTCGACTGGGCGAAGTCGGTCGTCGACCGGATGCGCGGCGTGCATCCTGGCCTTGAAGCGCTCTTCGATGCCGCGTACACCGCGCGGCCCGCCGAGTGA